A genomic stretch from Melospiza melodia melodia isolate bMelMel2 unplaced genomic scaffold, bMelMel2.pri scaffold_231, whole genome shotgun sequence includes:
- the LOC134433663 gene encoding uncharacterized protein LOC134433663 produces MLIPAQGHLLQRHLRSAEHNRSRRLAAEQFKKTSLHVAKSVLNNKHIVRMLEKYLQGEDPFTEEPQDGPKAAEIPEKSPENSQISPDGAKAQEFLTAPGPLLVPPFLEEPENPENPQNSQENPKKIPKIPRKTPRKIPKIPQKILKIPRKIPKIPRKIPRKIPKIPKKIPRKIPKIPRKSKNSEENSPNSQEFGIPPKTKLRRKRRKKIRKKFQKKRKKPRKRRRKKPRKSPENSRMKKPQKRKNFRIFPFLRNSLLGFEAIYSEIKPQKWEK; encoded by the exons ctGGCAGCGGAGCAGTTCAAGAAGACGAGTCTGCACGTGGCCAAGAGCGTCCTGAACAACAAACACATCGTCAGGATGCTGGAGAAATACCTGCAG GGTGAAGATCCCTTCACGGAGGAGCCCCAGGACGGCCCCAAAGCCGCGGAAATTCCGGAAAAATCCCcggaaaattcccaaatttccccggACGGCGCCAAAGCCCAGGAATTCCTCACGGCCCCCGGGCCCCTCCTGGTGCCCCCATTCCTGGAGGAGCCCGAAAATcctgaaaatccccaaaattcacaggaaaaccccaagaaaatccccaaaattcccaggaaaacccccaggaaaatcccaaaaatcccccagaaaatcctgaaaatccccaggaaaattcccaaaatccccaggaaaattcccaggaaaatcccGAAAATTCCCAAGAAAATCCCcaggaaaatccccaaaattccaagaaaatcCAAAAACTCCGAGGAAAATTCCCCCAACTCCCAGGAATTTGGGATTCCCCCAAAAACCAaactgaggaggaaaaggaggaaaaaaatccggaaaaaattccagaaaaagaggaaaaaaccccggaaaaggaggaggaaaaaacctCGCAAGAGCCCTGAGAATTCCAG gaTGAAGAAGccacaaaagaggaaaaatttcCGAATTTTCCCATTCCTGAGGAATTCCCTGCTGGGATTTGAGGCAATTTATAGCGAAATAaagccccaaaaatgggaaaaataa